The segment CAACGATAATGATCGATCCAAGCTCCTGCCGACCGAACGGATCTTTCTGAGGCTTCAGAACCTTGCCGATCTGCTTGCCCGCGATAACGAGTTCCCACGGGCGCCCGCAGTTAAGCTGCACGAGCACGCCGAGCGTCCATCCACCCGCAGAGCGCGCGAGCTTTCGCGAGGCGGTCCCGATACCGCCCTTCCATCCATAACCGATCATCCCGGTGCCGCCGCCGACGCATCCTTCGACGACGCGCCCAGCGCGTGCTCCGTCGAGCGCCGCATGCGCGTGCGCCGCGGTGACGTGAAAGCCGTTGATGTCGTTGAGCCAGCCGTCCCAGGTTTCAGCGACTACCGGCAGGGACCATGGCTGCCTGAGCGCCTTGTGCTTGAGCTGCCACGCGATGACGGCATCGCGCACGACGCCGACGCTGTGCGTGTTGGTGATCATCACCGGCGACGTGAGCCATCCCGATTCTTCGATCCACGCCGTGCCGGTCATCTCGCCATTGCCATTGAGCGCGAAGTATCCCGCAAACGCTGGCGACTGGTCGCGACGGCCGCGCGGCAGAATCGCAGTAACCCCCGTGCGAACCGGCCCCCGCCCCTCGCGCAGCTTTCCAGTGCCGCGAACAATCGTGGTGTGACCGACCTCAACGCCGGCAACATCGGTCATCGCATTGAGCGGCCCAGGTTCGCCATCAAACGGAATTCCAAGCTCATGTGCTCGC is part of the Candidatus Binataceae bacterium genome and harbors:
- a CDS encoding P1 family peptidase, yielding MTSRPKIGRPRAHELGIPFDGEPGPLNAMTDVAGVEVGHTTIVRGTGKLREGRGPVRTGVTAILPRGRRDQSPAFAGYFALNGNGEMTGTAWIEESGWLTSPVMITNTHSVGVVRDAVIAWQLKHKALRQPWSLPVVAETWDGWLNDINGFHVTAAHAHAALDGARAGRVVEGCVGGGTGMIGYGWKGGIGTASRKLARSAGGWTLGVLVQLNCGRPWELVIAGKQIGKVLKPQKDPFGRQELGSIIIVAATDAPLLPHQLKRIARRLTIGLARTGSVSGNGSGDLFLAFSTAQPGRAGSNGVATTKMLSNAHMDPLFAASAQATEEAIVNALVAAETMTGIDGHRVDAIPHDRLREIFAGK